Below is a genomic region from Candidatus Acidiferrales bacterium.
CCGGTTCATGTGCTGATTCCAAACTCGGCCGGGACAGCGGACTCAATTGTGACTGAGGTTTATCCACCAGATTACAATTATAAACGCGGATTCATCATATCAGTTACCGATGAAAATGGAAAGCCTCCGAGGAAGCCTATGGCGGTGGAAATAAGGCATGACTACCAGCAAGGTACCGGCGGCCATCTGCATGGGTATCATGACGGAAACAGCCTGACCCCTCCACAGAAGTTGCAAGGAATATTTTACGGTCAGGGGAAGAGTGACTCTTTGCTTGAATTAACAACTGATGCAAATGGGATAGCTGTCATCGATTCGCTCGTGGCTTCACAAGTCTCGGGTATGTATCTTATAACTGCATATTTAGCATCCGACCCGTCTATCAAGGATACCGTGAATCTGGCCGTGCAGGTGCCGAGACTTGTTAAATTCGATGAATTATTTCCAGGAGGTGAGAAACGATTTAGCTTTTCTCAATCCGACACCGGAAGAGCAAATCATCCCGACAACGACTATTGTACCACTGCCATGGGCGACAGTTTGTTTCTCGGCATTCTTGATTTTTACAGCTGGTCCTCATCTGATTCGGCTGGCAATGGTGTTATTCCGATAATCGTGAGTCTAAACGATATGAGTCTGCACTGGGGTGGCGTGTTCGATATTTATGATACGTGGCAGCCTGATCATAAATGGCACCGTATTGGACGAAGTGTTGACATCAATAACCCCGGCAGAATTTTTCAGTATCCCGATCCGAACGATTCTAGGCGTGCTATCTCGACTGAGCTGGGAGGTTGGCTAAAATATTGGATGAATCATCACCATGGATATAGGGTTGATGAAGGCAAATCAGTTCATTATGAATTTTACAATGCATATTAATGAGGATGCTCATGCGACATTTAAATTTAACTTTGTTTCTTTCGATTCTTCTATTAGGGCTGGAGACGCACGCCCAGAATGATATAAGGACATGGATTACTCAACACGGTTTGAGTACAGACTACCCTATCCTTTCTAATGTAGTTTTGGTAAACAGTGTATCTTACGCGCCCGAGAGTGAATTTTACTATTATGACTATGTTCTCACAAATAGCAACGGGAATAGGGGAAACATCTGGTATTTTGAAATTGACATCAGGCGCCGTCCTGGTTCAATTATTTATGATACCGTGGGACTGAAGTTTGCGAGCAGGTTTGAACAAGGTGATTTCCAGCGTTACTATCCAGCCGGGACAAAAGCTATCGAGGCTGTTGGATTTCCTTCTTTACCAAGTTTTAAATGGGTTGGAGTCATAGCACATAACTCCGTGGCGAGTTTTGCCACAGGTATAACGCAAATGCCACCCGGTACTATAGTGTCTGGTTTCACTATGATGAGCAAAGCTCTGCCGGGGATAAGGGAGTTCACAGTTCATCCCGATTTCGATGAGGGTAAGTACACGCCGGATATTGATGGAGATACTACCGCAGCTTTGGATTCGATTTACGTTGCCGTTTACAACTACATAGATTCGGCGACCAGAAATATGAATTACCATGGCTGGACGATTGGCCCGACAGCTCCACCATTGGATTTCTCCGCATCATCATGGATCGACACCCTCATCTCCTACAAGCACCAATCCGTCGCACTTGGCTGGCTCAAGGAGGACAAAACTCACAAACAGGACTGTGACGAAATGATGAACGGCAGGGACTGGTACAAGAAAGGGGACTTCGAAAAGCTTGGCAAATGGAATCCAACTAACGACTGGGACTTCGACCGCGATTGGAATAACGGAATAGTCGAAGTATTGGATAGAAGATTGGACAGAGCAAAGACAGAACTTTCGAAGCGAGATTCTGTGGGTGCAAGGAGAGATTTGCAGATATTTGTGATGGAAGTAGAACTGTTGAATAGTCTGAGCAAGAAGCTGGAAGATAGGAAACAGGCTCCGATCATGACAAGCGAGGCTTATGCGCTGTTGAAATATAATGCGGAGTATTTGATAGAGAAGTTACCAGAGGGAAGAGGTAAGAATTAGGAGCCAAAAGAAAGGGAGGAAGATGTTAGATGAAATGCATTTTAATCTTTCTATCGCTGATCGTAGGAGGTGCCTTTGCCCAACCGGCAAAGCCTGGCAAAACGGATGCCGCCAGCCAGACATGGCAAATCCCATTCGCTTCATCGGACAACACGATCTCACTTAGCATCCAAAACAATTCCAGCACTGAGGCGAAGAACGTGTCCGTCGCGTTCAACAAAATTCCTTCTTGGCTGAAATTCAAAGAGAGCATCGCAACTATAAAGAGCATTTCGGCAAATGCTTCTGGGGATGCTGTGTTTACATTCTCCGTCGATAAGAAAGCTCCTGTAGGGAAGGACACGACTTTGTCCGCGACAATAACTACAACAGATGGTCAGTCATGGACGAAGGAGATAAAAATTTCCGTTGGTGCACCGAAAGACTACAAGCTTTACAATAATTTTCCCAATCCATTCAACCCGTCGACAAAGATTGCATTTGAGCTTCCGAAAGCATCGCATGTAAAGCTCATCATCTATGATGTGGTTGGAAGGGAAGTCGTAGAGGTGGCAGATGCAGATTATCCTGCCGGTTATACCGAGCTGACATGGAACGGAACAAGCAAGAATGGACCTATGGTGTCATCCGGTGTTTATTTCTACCGCATCAGCGCTGACAAGTGGAGCAAGGTGAAGAAGATGATGATGGTTAAATAATTCAGAGAGATATTAGCCGAAAGAGATCCCGCGTTATGGAAAAACTCTTATCCTTTTGGGGGCGATGGTGCCGAACAACATTCACATGCTACAACTGAACCGCCCAGCTGAACCACAGAAAGCAAAGTACTCGGATTCATCTTCGCATTGCTGAACTCGTTCGCTATTGCAGCGGCTGTTTTGGGAATACAGACCGCCACTAGTTCGGCTTCACCGGTCCATTAAGACATAAATCGGCGACTTATCTTTTGAAAAGCGTTCTTTCTTTTCTCTTGATAGAAAAGAAAGAACCAAAGAAAAGATCAAGACTTATGAAAAAAATGACGGGAAATTTCTTTGCGCCGCTAAAACAAATAAAATGTCATGAATAGTATCCTCTTTTTTACCTTTCCAGATCGTAATCCTCTGCTCGAATTGTCTCCTTTGCGAAAATGAAGTCCCGTCTCCCTCCACGAATCTATCAAGACTCCTCTAAAGGCGATTTTGGGAATCTCCTCTGTTATATATTAACCGCCGTGTATTAAAATCGCCTCACCTGTCAAGAGGCGGGACGATCCGCCTGTGGCGGACTTTTGGTTCGCTTAACCGTTGTCGTGCAGGAAGATTGGAATCTCCTCATCTCCAGACATGTATTTATACGATTCCGAATCTTTTGGGCGAGCAAAAGAAAGTAGACAGACAACAAGCCTGAACCATATCCGAAGAAAACTATGTTCTTTCTCTTGTCTTGCCATCCCGATTTTCATCGGGACAGGCTCCCGAAAGAACCCAATGAGCGCCCTTGGCGCCATCCCGCAAGGCGGTGACTTAACGCCATTTTTTCTCAATGCCGGTTACGGAAAGCAGGAATTGAGGACAACCCGGCATCGAGAGGAGAAATCTTCTCTGGCCATCGTGAATGCCGTTTGGGTGGTACGATGCACGGCATCGGTTGGAAACCGACGCCTTGAGAAGGCGCAAATCCGCCTCTGGCGGATTTCGAGATTTTTGAAGCCGTCTGTTTTAACAGATCGCGATAAAAACGTTTTGTCACGGCATCGATTAGAAGCCTCTCAGGGGATGCCTTTGTGTCAATGACAGGAGGAATGGACGGAAAAGTTGTTCCTATTTCTTAGACCAGAAGTCGTTCCATCGTTCGGTTTCCTGCTGAAGATCTACGCTTCTCATTATCAGCGGAAAATAATCACCGAATGCCATGGTCGATCCTTCATACTTTTCAAGGGAATTGTAAATTGTCGGGCAGAGTATGAAGCCGTATTTGTACTCGGTCTGCAGCGACGAATCGACTGTGGAACTGTCCAGGTCGTAGAGCTTCTTCTCGAGTCTTATGTCCATGGCTTCCGCAAAACATTCCGCGACGAGTGTATTCCAGTTCCCGTGCTTCAGGCCGACTTTTGATTTGACTGTATCGTAGAGTCCTTCAATCCGTGCCATGTCCGACGAGTCGCTTCGTGCGAGAGGGAGGGCAATCCGGGTAAGAAGGTGGTAATAAAAAATCGATTTGTCGGGTTTATCTTCCTGCGGTCCGACGATCACATATATGTCACCGTTCACCCAGGCCGTCAGCGAAGCGTAATAGGGAAGTAAAGGCATGAATTGGAAATGGATATGCCTGCTGCTGTGCGAAAAGTAATTACTGTCGAGGCGGCAATATGCTTCGACATCCTGCATTGCCTTTTCCGCGAACCGCTTATACCTGTCGTTCTTCGCCTGTATCAGCGGACGATACTCCGCCCAGAGATCCGCGATGCCGGCTTTCCGGTAAAACTCGGCGAGGAGCGCGGGGAGACCGGAGTCCGACTCGACGGTTTCACTTATGTCACCGGTCATCTTCGGGTTAAAGCTCCAATGGAAATCCGGCGGCCCGTCCGTCAGAAGCGCAGCTTCATAAGCTTCTAATATTCTTCCATGGCTTTCGTCAAAGTTCGTTATCTTCCGCTGAAGGGTTGAATCGATTCTGCCGGCAAGGTCGTCGCGGAGCTCGGTCCTTATCGGATTCATTCCTGCGTGGCGCCATTCACCACCGCCTCCCGCTGCATTCATCATCGCATAAGCGGTAAAGACTCTGGCATCTGCAGAAAAATCAAAAAGAGAGTCGCTTCCTTGTCCAAAAATTTTTCCCGCCGGCGCTAAGATGATAAGAGGCAGGAAGATCATGGCCGGGAACCATATCGACCTTATGCTTTTGTCGTGTAAACTCATTGTATCCTCCTGTTTCTGGATAAATTCATATTATGGCTGCCGCGATCGGAAGTGATATTTCAATGTCTGACCCTTGGCGGCGGAGGCGGGGCAGGCGGCTTGTTTGGCGTTGGTTCGCGAACCGGCGGCTTCTGAGGCGGGGGCGGATTAGGATTTGGCCGCGGAGGCGGCACATTGCTCGGTACCCTCTCTCTCACAACGGGTGGTGGATTGGGTGCCGGGGTATAGTTCGGTGGAGGTGCCGGGGTGTTGCCTGGAACCCAGTTGTGTGGTCGATGGTGTTCATGATAATACGGCGGCGGCGGGTTATAGTTTTCATCATACGGCGGCGGCGGGGTGGTATTCGTTTCATCACCGGTTTCCACCACCGTGTAACAACCCGATAAGCCGAGGGCGAAGAGCAACGAAGCTATCAGGGCAATTGATTTTGTTTTCATCGTAAGGATTTCTTCTCAGTTAGACGCCTAGTCTTGCTGGAAAGTTCAGTCTGGAACGTGATATTGATCCTCCCAAGGAACCCGTCGTGTCTTAGGGACGACGACGTGAAGCGTGAGGGATTGTAACACTACAGGTTTGTCATTTCGACGAGCGCTCCTTGCGAGTCGGCCAAAGGCTGATCCGCCTTCGGCGGAGAGAAATCTTCTGTGACGATCGTGAATTCCGGTTGAGTGGAAGTTAATGCAAGATTTCTCCACACACTCGTCAAGCTTTAGGCGTGCCTCGTTTGGTTGGAATGACAGTCATAGTGGAGGTAGTCTCGAAGGTGAGCAAATGTGAACCTGGTCATTTCTGTGACGCCAATCTGCCATACGTGGATGGCAATGACGGAAGGCGCCGGATCACCATCCCATCTTAAGTTGTAATAAGCAGATCGTCAGCTCCTGCTGTGACGGAAGAAAATAAGATTTGCTACGAAGAGGCGTCGAACGTAATTTTCAAAATACGTCTTAAAGCAGAACAGCGACAAGAACTA
It encodes:
- a CDS encoding FlgD immunoglobulin-like domain containing protein, yielding MKCILIFLSLIVGGAFAQPAKPGKTDAASQTWQIPFASSDNTISLSIQNNSSTEAKNVSVAFNKIPSWLKFKESIATIKSISANASGDAVFTFSVDKKAPVGKDTTLSATITTTDGQSWTKEIKISVGAPKDYKLYNNFPNPFNPSTKIAFELPKASHVKLIIYDVVGREVVEVADADYPAGYTELTWNGTSKNGPMVSSGVYFYRISADKWSKVKKMMMVK